Proteins encoded within one genomic window of Sediminispirochaeta bajacaliforniensis DSM 16054:
- a CDS encoding efflux RND transporter permease subunit: MKSFLRWFLDHPLSTLMLYLALILFGVVSFPRLKGEYLPTILFPEVRVVCEFENISAEEIERQVTVPLENVLSGVSGVKELESLSRQGISSILLRFSWGTDSYKAALEVREKIDSAYPYLPHGIEKPLVFTERGENEAPFILVLRPKEGTSIQELDRTIRYDLKTRLMQVEGIATVRLRGITSPEVKVLLDPDTCTAAGLALNEVPSLLASSVFELPIGKVNEGGKEHLIKASTDTVDLSALQRIAVPVESRSFLSLGEIAEVRLGHAERTSFFSYNGEPCVGAFLWPSPEEGTLNASRTLRRELTDIRRNYANDIEIIFLEDGAERIRSAFRELAISLILGSAAAFLVMVIFLRSISSAVILLSSLPAAIIPIFFFQYLFGLSLNVMSLTGIAIGIGMIVDNSIVVLERIQGRRDHAAIAEGVLEMGSSTFGSTMTTLLVFLPIVFVPGIIGILFRELAITISLLLIFSFLVSMSLTPALYVLISPKTKESSSKKIFDRAESVYGKLLHALIARPFMIILLIIISFAALFGLATVLPKETMPSVPEGRLQLSLSLPADTPFDEVEDTAERFLQATGEAEGISGGYAYTGYEADNPLERAKKESSLNDIFFTFFYAPRTYKREAMLKAHIEREAAILSVGKLSWPDSSDPISRLLSKGKEIRLRFSGRERENVLQEARAYRSQLLQEAPESDPRLEESGGYTELRLVPDQLACRNSGITPSAIAGTLKGLVEGSLVGTITLRDEEIDIRVQIAGYDRLSRRQVEAIPLQTQNGFVKLGNMVRFERLPKQRDLYRYNRVPSILLFVKEGNNAVLTGRSSTMGIKRERLDQSSFAESMRAIIGTFAIALVLMYLFLGAQFESFSAPLLLMIVLPLSACGSFLFLTVTGRSLNINSGIGILILFGTAINTTIILKASFLHSRNKEELVRMAGGRLRPVFLTTATTVTALLPLMLNGSPEATLQAHTATSVIGGLLIGTVLSLLIFPALDYVTKHGSR; the protein is encoded by the coding sequence GTGAAATCGTTTTTGCGTTGGTTCCTCGATCACCCCCTGTCGACCCTCATGCTCTATCTCGCCCTGATACTCTTCGGAGTCGTCTCCTTTCCCCGCCTTAAGGGCGAGTATCTGCCGACGATTCTTTTCCCTGAGGTAAGAGTTGTCTGCGAATTCGAAAATATCTCGGCAGAGGAGATAGAGCGGCAGGTCACCGTTCCCCTTGAGAATGTCCTTTCCGGGGTATCGGGAGTCAAGGAGCTCGAGTCCCTCAGCCGCCAGGGGATCAGTTCCATCCTGCTGAGATTTTCCTGGGGAACCGATAGCTACAAAGCGGCCCTTGAGGTGCGGGAAAAGATCGATTCGGCATATCCCTACCTTCCCCATGGTATCGAAAAACCCCTGGTATTCACCGAGCGTGGAGAAAACGAGGCACCATTCATTTTAGTTTTGCGCCCCAAAGAGGGTACTTCGATCCAGGAGCTCGACAGGACCATACGATACGACCTGAAAACGCGCCTCATGCAGGTCGAGGGCATTGCCACGGTACGCCTGCGTGGTATTACCTCCCCTGAGGTTAAGGTCCTGCTCGATCCCGACACCTGTACGGCAGCAGGGCTTGCGCTAAACGAGGTTCCTTCGCTGCTTGCATCATCGGTCTTTGAACTGCCCATCGGCAAAGTAAACGAGGGGGGGAAAGAACACCTGATCAAGGCAAGCACCGATACCGTCGATCTTTCTGCCTTACAGCGCATAGCGGTTCCGGTCGAAAGCAGAAGCTTTCTCTCATTAGGAGAGATAGCCGAGGTGCGGCTGGGCCACGCAGAGCGGACCTCCTTTTTTTCCTATAATGGCGAGCCCTGCGTAGGTGCCTTTCTTTGGCCGAGTCCGGAAGAAGGGACCCTGAATGCATCGAGGACCTTACGCCGGGAACTTACGGATATTCGCAGGAACTATGCAAACGATATCGAAATTATTTTTCTCGAAGATGGTGCGGAGAGAATTCGGTCGGCCTTCAGGGAGCTTGCCATTTCGCTGATACTTGGCAGTGCTGCGGCCTTTCTCGTCATGGTGATTTTTCTACGGTCGATCTCTTCGGCCGTGATACTCTTATCATCCTTACCTGCGGCAATCATTCCCATTTTCTTTTTCCAGTATCTTTTCGGCCTTTCACTGAATGTGATGTCACTCACGGGAATCGCCATCGGTATCGGTATGATCGTGGACAACAGTATTGTTGTACTTGAAAGGATCCAGGGTCGGCGCGATCATGCCGCTATTGCCGAGGGGGTCCTCGAAATGGGTTCTTCTACATTTGGTTCAACTATGACGACCCTCCTCGTTTTTTTGCCGATTGTTTTTGTACCTGGCATCATCGGTATACTTTTTCGGGAACTGGCGATCACGATCTCGCTTCTTCTTATCTTCTCGTTTCTGGTTTCAATGAGCCTGACACCGGCCCTTTATGTGCTGATTTCCCCGAAGACAAAAGAATCATCCTCAAAAAAAATCTTTGACCGTGCGGAAAGCGTATACGGAAAGCTCCTGCACGCCCTCATAGCAAGACCCTTCATGATAATCCTTCTGATCATCATCAGCTTTGCCGCCCTTTTCGGTCTGGCTACAGTGCTGCCGAAAGAAACGATGCCCTCTGTCCCGGAAGGAAGGCTTCAACTCTCCCTGTCGCTTCCGGCCGATACCCCCTTTGATGAGGTGGAGGATACGGCAGAGAGATTTTTACAAGCGACAGGAGAGGCCGAAGGAATCAGCGGCGGGTATGCATATACCGGATACGAGGCGGATAACCCTCTCGAACGGGCAAAAAAAGAATCTTCTTTGAACGACATATTCTTCACTTTCTTTTATGCGCCGCGAACCTACAAAAGGGAAGCGATGCTCAAAGCACACATAGAACGGGAGGCAGCAATACTTTCAGTCGGAAAACTCTCCTGGCCCGACAGTTCGGATCCTATCTCGCGTCTGCTTTCCAAAGGGAAGGAGATTCGCCTGAGATTTTCAGGCAGGGAAAGGGAAAACGTGCTGCAAGAGGCCCGGGCCTATCGGTCCCAGTTGCTGCAAGAGGCCCCGGAATCGGATCCTCGTCTGGAAGAATCCGGGGGCTACACCGAACTGCGTCTGGTTCCCGACCAATTGGCTTGCAGAAATTCGGGCATCACCCCCTCTGCAATTGCCGGGACATTGAAGGGCCTTGTCGAAGGTTCACTCGTCGGCACCATAACGCTTCGGGATGAGGAGATCGATATCCGCGTACAGATAGCGGGATATGACAGGTTATCCAGGAGGCAAGTCGAGGCGATACCGTTACAGACACAGAATGGCTTTGTCAAGCTCGGAAACATGGTGCGTTTCGAGCGTCTGCCGAAGCAGCGCGATCTGTACCGCTATAACCGAGTGCCAAGCATTCTTTTATTCGTAAAGGAAGGCAACAATGCAGTGCTGACAGGACGATCCTCCACAATGGGGATAAAACGGGAACGTTTAGATCAAAGCAGCTTTGCCGAGAGTATGCGGGCCATTATCGGAACCTTCGCAATCGCCTTGGTCCTTATGTACCTTTTCCTCGGAGCACAGTTCGAATCATTTTCTGCGCCCTTGTTGCTTATGATCGTGCTCCCCCTCTCGGCATGCGGCAGTTTTCTCTTTCTTACCGTAACGGGAAGGAGTCTGAATATCAATTCGGGGATAGGAATACTGATTCTTTTTGGGACCGCCATCAATACGACGATCATCCTCAAGGCCTCTTTTCTCCATAGCAGGAATAAGGAAGAGCTGGTACGCATGGCCGGAGGGCGTTTACGACCGGTCTTTCTCACCACGGCGACAACCGTGACCGCCCTGTTGCCCCTCATGCTCAACGGCTCTCCCGAAGCGACCCTGCAGGCCCATACCGCAACTTCCGTAATCGGAGGACTGCTTATAGGAACGGTTCTTTCGCTGTTGATCTTTCCCGCCCTTGATTACGTAACAAAACATGGAAGCCGATAA